Proteins found in one Thermus islandicus DSM 21543 genomic segment:
- a CDS encoding TaqI-like C-terminal specificity domain-containing protein, with protein MLFPPSLPPTPSGRSLGRVETPPEVVRFMVGLAEAPKGGRVLEPACADGPFLRAFRETHGTDYRFFGVEIDPSALDLPPWAEGVVADFLLWEPGEAFDLILGNPPYGIVGEASKYPIHVLKEVKGLYKKALSTWRGKYNLYGAFIEKSVRLLRPGGLLVFVVPTTWLVLDDFSLLRAFLAQEGRVEVYYLGEVFPKRKVSAVVLLFRRGGRGLALWDTRREGREFVPSLWEQYPDWRGEMVRFETEETRQLEAYGTPLGKLFHIRFAARSPEFRRHPAVQREPGPGLVPVLTGKNLRPGWIDYEKNHSGLWMPKERAKELRDFYATPHLVVAHTKGTRVVAAWDERAYPWREEFHLLPKEGVRLDPLSLVKWLNSEEMQEHVRTLYRDFVPHLTMRMLERLPVRREYGFHTSPESA; from the coding sequence ATGCTCTTCCCTCCTTCCCTCCCTCCCACGCCCTCCGGGCGGAGCCTGGGCCGGGTGGAAACGCCCCCTGAGGTGGTGCGCTTCATGGTGGGGCTAGCCGAGGCCCCCAAGGGAGGGAGGGTGCTGGAACCCGCCTGTGCGGACGGGCCCTTCCTCCGGGCCTTCCGAGAAACCCACGGAACGGATTACCGCTTCTTCGGGGTGGAGATAGACCCCTCTGCCCTGGACCTCCCGCCGTGGGCAGAAGGGGTGGTGGCGGACTTCCTCCTCTGGGAACCGGGGGAGGCCTTTGACCTGATCCTGGGGAACCCGCCCTACGGTATCGTCGGAGAAGCCAGCAAGTACCCCATCCACGTCCTCAAAGAGGTCAAGGGTCTCTACAAGAAGGCCCTTTCCACCTGGAGGGGGAAATACAACCTGTATGGGGCTTTCATAGAGAAGTCCGTCCGGCTTCTCAGACCAGGTGGGCTTCTCGTCTTCGTGGTCCCGACTACGTGGCTCGTCTTGGACGATTTTTCCCTACTTCGAGCGTTTTTGGCCCAGGAAGGAAGGGTGGAGGTGTACTACTTGGGCGAGGTCTTTCCCAAGAGAAAAGTGAGCGCCGTGGTTCTCCTGTTTCGGAGGGGAGGAAGGGGCCTTGCCCTCTGGGACACGAGGCGGGAGGGGAGGGAGTTCGTTCCCTCGCTTTGGGAGCAGTACCCCGACTGGCGAGGGGAGATGGTTCGCTTCGAAACCGAGGAAACCCGACAGCTGGAAGCCTACGGAACACCCCTCGGTAAGCTCTTCCACATACGCTTCGCCGCGAGGAGCCCAGAGTTCAGAAGGCACCCTGCCGTTCAAAGGGAACCGGGGCCAGGCCTGGTGCCCGTCCTCACGGGAAAGAACCTGAGACCGGGTTGGATAGACTATGAGAAAAACCACTCTGGTCTTTGGATGCCTAAGGAAAGGGCCAAGGAGCTCAGGGACTTCTATGCCACGCCTCACCTGGTGGTAGCCCACACCAAGGGGACTAGGGTGGTAGCTGCTTGGGACGAAAGGGCCTACCCCTGGCGGGAGGAGTTCCACCTCCTGCCCAAGGAGGGCGTGAGGCTAGACCCCTTGTCCCTGGTGAAATGGTTAAACTCCGAAGAAATGCAGGAGCACGTCAGGACCCTTTATCGGGACTTTGTTCCCCACCTGACGATGAGGATGCTAGAAAGGCTTCCTGTGAGGAGGGAATATGGCTTCCACACAAGCCCAGAAAGCGCTTGA
- the mce gene encoding methylmalonyl-CoA epimerase, with translation MRLHHVGIAVEDLEEAKARYLLLGYRLLAEGEVASQGVRVALLSGEGEALLELLAPLSPDTPVGRFLARRGPGLHHLAFATPRIEEALARLKAEGAGLIDEVPRPGFGGHRVAFVHPSFGLGVLWELVEA, from the coding sequence ATGCGGCTGCACCACGTGGGCATCGCCGTGGAGGACCTGGAGGAGGCCAAGGCCCGGTACCTTCTCCTAGGCTACCGCCTCCTGGCCGAGGGGGAGGTGGCCTCCCAGGGGGTGCGGGTGGCCCTCCTTAGCGGGGAAGGGGAGGCCCTCCTGGAGCTCCTCGCCCCCTTAAGCCCCGACACCCCCGTGGGGCGGTTCCTCGCCAGGCGGGGCCCCGGGCTCCACCACCTGGCCTTCGCCACCCCCCGCATAGAGGAGGCCCTTGCCCGGCTTAAAGCGGAAGGGGCGGGGCTCATAGACGAGGTCCCCCGCCCGGGTTTTGGGGGGCACCGGGTGGCCTTCGTCCACCCCTCCTTCGGCCTGGGGGTGCTTTGGGAGCTCGTGGAGGCCTAG
- a CDS encoding FAD-binding protein — MVAESLSELMRRMEALAPGVLDPVRLEREVRARDLEFLNPFAKDAQVLALWGFRRYLGDRLIRVAPPGPLLDPKGGPLVAVRLWTLTRKTLGGIQTDLLGRALKPSGEPLAGRRGGRVWRRGDARLQGPRGHLPRGVPLGRPRGCWRG, encoded by the coding sequence GTGGTGGCGGAGAGCCTCTCCGAGCTCATGCGGAGGATGGAGGCCCTGGCGCCCGGGGTCCTGGACCCGGTGCGGCTGGAGCGGGAGGTCCGGGCGAGGGACCTGGAGTTCCTCAACCCCTTCGCCAAGGACGCCCAGGTCCTGGCCCTTTGGGGCTTCCGGCGCTACCTGGGGGACCGGCTCATCCGGGTGGCCCCGCCCGGCCCCCTCCTGGACCCCAAGGGGGGGCCCCTGGTGGCGGTGCGGCTTTGGACCCTGACCCGGAAGACCCTGGGAGGGATCCAAACCGACCTCTTGGGCCGGGCCCTTAAGCCCTCGGGCGAGCCCTTGGCGGGGCGGAGAGGCGGCAGGGTTTGGCGGCGGGGGGATGCACGGCTACAAGGCCCTCGAGGGCACCTTCCTAGGGGGGTGCCTCTCGGGCGGCCCAGGGGGTGCTGGAGGGGCTAG
- a CDS encoding LptF/LptG family permease, translating into MKTLDRYLLREALGLFAGGLLAIVLLFLAGAVYEVLAPLVAKGADAYTLLRYLLYRTPEALVRGAPVAYLFALLLLLSRMAEDAELKALLALGIRRERVLLPFLLLGGGIALFGFLLGEGLVPRALAAGQDLLRRQVLERPRALLSPGTTFQDAKGRVVYVGEVTGDRIGKLRVLSREEVLLAERGRFQEGVLRVEEGLRVTYEGDRPRTLTRFQRGELVLKDLTFEPWQNPANRMGLGALRQEVARLKSLGAKAGLEATTYYRRFAEPASALVFALFATGLAFYLLGGSRSLGLVGVAVLTFFYYATWSVGRIMGEQNALTPLLAAWGPNLLYGLLGLLLLLGGRR; encoded by the coding sequence GTGAAGACCCTGGACCGCTACCTCCTCCGGGAGGCTCTCGGCCTCTTCGCCGGAGGGCTTCTCGCCATCGTCCTCCTCTTCCTGGCGGGGGCGGTCTACGAGGTCCTGGCCCCCTTGGTGGCCAAGGGAGCCGACGCCTACACCCTCCTCCGCTACCTCCTCTACCGCACGCCCGAGGCCCTGGTGCGGGGGGCTCCCGTGGCCTACCTCTTCGCCCTCCTCCTCCTCCTCTCCCGGATGGCTGAGGACGCGGAGCTGAAAGCCCTCCTCGCCCTGGGGATTCGGCGGGAGCGGGTCCTCCTCCCCTTCCTCCTCCTGGGCGGGGGGATCGCTCTCTTCGGCTTCCTGCTGGGAGAGGGCCTCGTGCCTAGGGCCTTGGCCGCAGGACAGGACCTGCTAAGGCGGCAGGTGCTGGAGAGGCCCCGCGCCCTCCTCTCCCCGGGGACCACCTTCCAAGACGCTAAGGGGCGGGTGGTCTACGTGGGGGAGGTGACGGGGGACCGGATTGGGAAGCTTCGGGTCCTCTCCCGGGAGGAGGTCCTCCTGGCGGAGCGGGGCAGGTTCCAGGAGGGGGTGCTGCGGGTGGAGGAGGGCCTGCGGGTCACCTACGAGGGCGACCGGCCCCGGACCCTGACCCGCTTCCAGAGGGGCGAGCTGGTGTTGAAGGACCTGACCTTTGAGCCCTGGCAGAACCCGGCGAACCGCATGGGCTTGGGAGCCCTCAGGCAGGAGGTAGCGAGGCTTAAGTCCCTGGGGGCCAAGGCGGGCCTCGAGGCCACCACCTACTACCGCCGCTTCGCCGAGCCGGCCTCGGCCCTGGTCTTCGCCCTCTTCGCCACGGGCCTCGCCTTCTACCTCCTCGGGGGAAGCCGGAGCCTGGGGCTCGTGGGGGTGGCGGTGCTCACCTTTTTCTACTACGCCACCTGGAGCGTAGGGCGGATCATGGGGGAGCAGAACGCCCTAACCCCCCTCCTCGCCGCCTGGGGACCCAACCTGCTTTACGGGCTTTTGGGCCTTCTCCTCCTCTTGGGAGGGCGGAGGTGA
- a CDS encoding glycine C-acetyltransferase — translation MGLDLRTRVQGELDRLKREGLYIRPRVLEAPQEPVTRVEGREVVNLASNNYLGFANHPYLKERARQYLERWGAGSGAVRTIAGTFPYHLELEEALARFKGTESALVLQSGFTANQGVLGALLQEGDLVFSDELNHASIIDGLRLTKATRLVYRHADVEHLEELLKAHDTEGLKLIVTDGVFSMDGDIAPLDRIVPLARRYGAVVYVDDAHGSGVLGEMGKGTVHHFGFHQDPDVVQVATLSKAWAGIGGYAAGARELKELLINKARPFLFSTSHPPAVVGGLLGALELIQKEPERVERLWQNTRYFKRELARLGYDTLGSETPITPVLFGEAPLAFEASRLLLEEGVFAVGIGFPTVPRGKARIRNIVTAAHTKEMLDRALEAYEKVGRKLGIIH, via the coding sequence ATGGGTTTGGACCTTCGGACCCGCGTGCAAGGGGAGCTAGACAGGCTTAAGCGGGAAGGGCTCTATATCCGCCCCAGGGTCCTCGAGGCCCCCCAGGAGCCCGTGACCCGGGTGGAGGGGCGGGAGGTGGTGAACCTGGCCTCCAACAACTACCTGGGCTTCGCCAACCACCCCTACCTCAAGGAGCGGGCCCGCCAGTACCTGGAGCGCTGGGGAGCAGGCAGCGGGGCGGTGCGCACCATCGCCGGCACCTTCCCCTACCACCTGGAGCTGGAGGAGGCCCTCGCCCGCTTCAAGGGGACGGAGAGCGCCCTTGTGCTCCAGTCGGGCTTCACCGCCAACCAGGGGGTGCTGGGGGCCCTCCTCCAGGAGGGGGACCTGGTCTTCTCCGACGAGCTCAACCACGCCAGCATCATCGACGGCCTCCGCCTCACCAAGGCCACCCGGCTGGTCTATCGCCACGCCGACGTGGAGCACCTGGAGGAGCTTCTCAAGGCCCACGACACCGAGGGCCTCAAGCTCATCGTCACCGACGGGGTCTTCTCCATGGACGGGGACATCGCCCCCCTGGACCGGATCGTCCCCCTGGCCAGGCGGTACGGGGCGGTGGTCTACGTGGACGACGCCCACGGAAGCGGGGTCTTAGGGGAGATGGGGAAGGGGACGGTCCACCACTTCGGCTTCCACCAGGACCCCGACGTGGTCCAGGTGGCCACCCTCTCCAAGGCCTGGGCGGGGATCGGGGGGTATGCCGCGGGGGCGCGGGAGCTCAAGGAGCTCCTCATCAACAAGGCGAGGCCCTTCCTCTTCTCCACGAGCCACCCGCCGGCGGTGGTGGGGGGGCTTCTCGGGGCCTTAGAGCTCATTCAAAAGGAACCCGAGCGGGTGGAAAGGCTTTGGCAGAACACCCGCTACTTCAAGAGGGAGCTCGCCCGCCTAGGCTACGACACCCTGGGGAGCGAAACCCCCATCACCCCGGTCCTCTTCGGCGAGGCGCCTTTGGCCTTTGAAGCGAGCCGCCTCCTCTTGGAGGAGGGAGTCTTCGCCGTGGGCATCGGCTTCCCCACCGTGCCCCGGGGCAAGGCGAGGATCCGCAACATCGTCACCGCCGCCCACACGAAGGAGATGCTGGACAGGGCCCTCGAGGCCTACGAGAAGGTGGGGCGTAAGCTCGGTATAATCCACTAA
- a CDS encoding DNA topoisomerase subunit B gives MSYDASAIKVLKGLEGVRHRPAMYIGGTGVEGYHHLFKEILDNAVDEALAGYATEITTTLNPDGSLTVEDNGRGIPVDLMPEEGKPAVEVIYTTLHSGGKFESGAYKVSGGLHGVGASVVNALSEWTLVEVFREGKHYRIAFSRGEVTEPLRVVGQAPRGKTGTRVTFKPDPEIFGNLAFDPSKLRARLKEVSFLVAGLRLVFRDLLHGKEEVFQDRGGVASFAKALAAEEELLYEKPFLLRGQEGEVEVEVGLIHTKGYNTEILTYANMIPTRDGGTHLTAFKAAYSRALNQYAKKAGLHKEKGPQPTGDDLLEGVYAVVSVKLPKPQFEGQTKGKLLNPEAGTAVSQVVYEKLLELLEENPRIARTVYEKALRAAQAREAARKARELVRRQNPLESDDLPGKLADCQTENPEEAELFIVEGDSAGGSAKQGRDRRFQAILPLRGKILNVEKAGLSKALKNAEVRAMVAAIGAGIAGDGEAHFDLEGLRYHKIIIMTDADVDGSHIRTLLLTFFYRYMRPLIEKGYVYIAQPPLYRLQVGKRVEYLYSEEELQARLKELEGKGYEVQRFKGLGEMNPEQLWETTMNPEKRVLKRVELQDALEASELFEKLMGQEVAPRREFIEEHARYAEIDI, from the coding sequence GTGAGCTACGACGCTTCCGCCATTAAGGTGCTCAAAGGTCTGGAAGGGGTGCGCCACCGCCCGGCCATGTACATCGGCGGGACAGGGGTGGAGGGCTACCACCACCTTTTTAAGGAGATTCTGGACAACGCCGTGGACGAGGCCCTGGCGGGCTACGCCACGGAGATCACCACCACCCTGAACCCGGACGGCTCCCTCACCGTGGAGGACAACGGCCGCGGCATCCCCGTGGACCTGATGCCCGAGGAGGGGAAGCCCGCGGTGGAGGTCATCTACACCACCCTGCACTCGGGGGGCAAGTTTGAAAGCGGAGCCTACAAGGTCTCCGGGGGGCTCCACGGGGTGGGGGCGAGCGTGGTCAACGCCCTCTCCGAGTGGACCCTCGTAGAGGTCTTCCGCGAGGGGAAGCACTACCGCATCGCCTTCAGCCGAGGTGAGGTGACGGAACCCCTCCGGGTGGTAGGCCAAGCCCCCCGGGGCAAGACGGGCACCCGGGTCACCTTCAAGCCCGACCCGGAGATCTTCGGAAACCTTGCCTTTGACCCCAGCAAGCTCCGGGCCCGCCTAAAGGAGGTGAGCTTCCTGGTGGCGGGGCTTAGGCTCGTCTTCAGGGACCTCCTCCACGGCAAGGAGGAGGTCTTCCAGGACCGGGGGGGTGTGGCCTCCTTCGCCAAGGCCCTGGCCGCCGAGGAGGAGCTCCTTTACGAGAAGCCCTTTCTCCTCCGCGGCCAGGAGGGGGAGGTGGAGGTGGAGGTGGGCCTCATCCACACCAAGGGCTACAACACGGAGATCCTCACCTACGCCAACATGATCCCCACCCGGGACGGGGGGACCCACCTCACCGCCTTCAAGGCCGCCTACAGCCGGGCCCTGAACCAGTACGCGAAAAAGGCGGGGCTCCACAAGGAGAAGGGCCCTCAGCCCACAGGGGATGACCTTCTGGAGGGGGTTTACGCCGTGGTCTCCGTGAAGCTCCCAAAGCCCCAGTTTGAGGGGCAGACCAAGGGGAAGCTCTTAAACCCCGAGGCAGGGACCGCGGTGAGCCAGGTGGTCTACGAGAAGCTCCTGGAGCTTTTGGAGGAGAACCCCCGCATCGCCAGGACCGTGTACGAGAAGGCCCTCCGGGCAGCCCAGGCCCGGGAGGCGGCGAGGAAGGCCCGGGAGCTCGTCCGCCGGCAAAACCCCCTGGAGTCCGACGACCTTCCGGGAAAGCTCGCCGACTGCCAGACGGAAAACCCCGAAGAGGCAGAGCTTTTCATCGTGGAGGGGGACTCGGCAGGGGGGAGCGCCAAGCAGGGCCGGGACCGCCGCTTCCAGGCCATCCTCCCCCTCAGGGGCAAGATCCTCAACGTGGAGAAGGCGGGGCTTTCCAAGGCCCTGAAAAACGCCGAGGTGCGGGCCATGGTGGCGGCCATCGGGGCGGGGATCGCGGGGGACGGGGAGGCCCACTTTGACCTCGAGGGCCTCCGCTACCACAAGATCATCATCATGACCGACGCCGACGTGGACGGGAGCCACATCCGCACCCTGCTCCTCACCTTCTTCTACCGCTACATGCGCCCCCTGATTGAGAAGGGGTACGTGTACATCGCCCAGCCCCCCCTTTACCGGCTCCAGGTGGGGAAGCGGGTGGAGTACCTTTACTCGGAGGAGGAGCTCCAGGCGCGGCTGAAGGAGCTGGAGGGCAAGGGCTACGAGGTCCAGCGCTTCAAGGGCCTCGGGGAGATGAACCCCGAGCAACTTTGGGAGACCACCATGAACCCCGAGAAGCGGGTCCTCAAGCGGGTGGAGCTCCAGGACGCCCTCGAGGCCAGCGAACTCTTTGAGAAGCTCATGGGCCAGGAGGTGGCCCCCAGGCGGGAGTTCATAGAGGAGCACGCCCGCTACGCGGAAATTGACATCTGA
- a CDS encoding FAD-dependent oxidoreductase yields MDADAVVVGGGLAGLVVATEVAGRGRRVILLEQEPHLGGQAFWSFGGLFLVDSPGLPGARPAGLVRRGGL; encoded by the coding sequence ATGGACGCGGACGCCGTCGTGGTAGGGGGCGGCCTCGCTGGCCTGGTGGTGGCCACGGAAGTGGCGGGGCGGGGAAGGAGGGTCATCCTCCTGGAGCAGGAGCCCCATCTGGGGGGGCAGGCCTTCTGGTCCTTCGGCGGGCTTTTCCTGGTGGACTCTCCGGGACTCCCTGGAGCTCGCCCGGCAGGATTGGTTCGGCGCGGCGGGCTTTGA
- a CDS encoding TaqI family restriction endonuclease, translating to MASTQAQKALEAFEHFLRHLDLYTYQEKYRPIKTVEQDLPKELNPLPDLYEHYWKPGGEAFHFPSFEDFFNLWWEKRLRPLDEFIRKYFWGCSYEFVRLGFEARLYRTAVSIWTQFHFCYRWNASCELPLVASPELDAQGIDALIQTSGPPTGIQIKKETYRSEARGENRFLRRQSNFLLLEVPYTLQTPEELNRKAERAKTRKETPLLWAKVAHHLERLDNGFVIFRESYVKGIEAFLKSASTLSGLIPWERIAREALTAP from the coding sequence ATGGCTTCCACACAAGCCCAGAAAGCGCTTGAGGCCTTTGAGCATTTTCTCAGGCATTTGGACCTCTATACCTATCAAGAGAAATACCGCCCCATTAAAACGGTAGAGCAAGACCTGCCCAAGGAACTCAACCCGCTTCCGGACCTGTACGAGCATTATTGGAAACCCGGCGGGGAGGCCTTTCACTTTCCCAGTTTCGAAGATTTTTTCAATCTCTGGTGGGAAAAGCGCCTGAGGCCCCTGGACGAATTCATACGCAAGTACTTTTGGGGGTGCTCTTACGAGTTTGTCCGCCTCGGTTTCGAAGCCAGGCTCTATCGGACGGCCGTTTCTATTTGGACTCAATTCCATTTTTGCTACCGCTGGAACGCCTCTTGTGAACTTCCTTTGGTAGCCTCACCAGAGCTGGATGCTCAAGGGATAGACGCGCTGATCCAAACAAGCGGGCCCCCAACGGGTATCCAAATCAAAAAGGAAACTTACCGTTCCGAGGCCCGGGGAGAAAACCGCTTTTTAAGAAGGCAGAGCAACTTTTTGCTTCTAGAAGTTCCCTACACGCTGCAAACCCCAGAGGAACTCAACCGGAAGGCTGAGCGCGCAAAAACAAGAAAAGAAACCCCCCTCCTATGGGCCAAAGTTGCGCACCACTTAGAACGCCTGGACAACGGCTTCGTCATTTTCCGGGAAAGCTACGTGAAGGGCATAGAAGCCTTCCTCAAAAGTGCCTCTACCTTATCCGGGCTTATCCCTTGGGAGAGGATAGCCCGGGAAGCCCTCACCGCCCCGTGA
- a CDS encoding LptF/LptG family permease, giving the protein MLGRYVLREVLLPYAVGVFLFVALLTFDLLSSLSGVLLSRGAGVEAIATLVLYRLPWTLSLALPLGLVFAILVGLSRLIRHSELKAAYAAGVPPLSLLKPLLLLALVVSLLDLFNLAELRPKALEAYDRTLARLLYGETGPSGVLRQQVYALEGLGVYYAEEVRPEVGQNRLFGLRVVDEKGRIYSAKEGVWDREGWQFLGYVLEEGRLRPFQGILPFPALFRPKESLGSRDPYDSTPLGELWTRSQVEPGARFALHRRLADALGGLFLGLAAAALGLSLREAAWAFLAVVLLIFGYYVLWTLVAQLARYDVSPLLAHLPNALYGLLGLALAWRLR; this is encoded by the coding sequence GTGCTGGGGCGGTACGTGCTCCGGGAGGTCCTCCTGCCCTACGCGGTGGGGGTCTTCCTCTTCGTTGCCCTTCTCACCTTTGACCTGCTCTCTAGCCTCTCCGGCGTCCTCCTGAGCCGGGGAGCGGGGGTAGAGGCCATCGCCACCCTGGTCCTCTATCGGCTCCCCTGGACCCTGAGCCTGGCCCTACCCCTGGGCCTTGTGTTCGCCATCCTGGTAGGGCTCTCCCGCCTCATCCGCCACTCCGAGCTCAAGGCAGCCTACGCCGCCGGGGTGCCGCCCCTCTCCCTCCTCAAGCCCCTCCTCCTCCTTGCCCTCGTGGTGAGCCTCCTGGACCTCTTCAACCTAGCGGAGCTGAGGCCCAAGGCCCTCGAGGCCTACGACCGAACCCTGGCCCGCCTCCTCTACGGAGAGACGGGCCCAAGCGGGGTGCTGAGGCAGCAGGTCTACGCCCTGGAGGGCCTCGGGGTCTACTACGCCGAGGAGGTGCGCCCCGAGGTGGGGCAGAACCGCCTCTTCGGGCTTCGGGTGGTGGACGAAAAGGGGAGGATTTACAGCGCAAAGGAGGGGGTGTGGGACCGGGAAGGCTGGCAGTTTCTGGGGTACGTGCTGGAGGAAGGGAGGCTCCGGCCCTTCCAGGGCATCCTCCCCTTTCCCGCCCTCTTCCGCCCCAAGGAGAGCCTGGGCTCCCGGGACCCGTACGACTCCACCCCCTTGGGGGAGCTGTGGACCCGGAGCCAGGTGGAGCCCGGGGCCCGCTTCGCCCTCCACCGCCGCCTGGCGGACGCCCTGGGGGGCCTCTTCCTGGGCCTGGCCGCCGCCGCGCTGGGCCTCTCCCTACGGGAAGCGGCCTGGGCCTTCCTGGCCGTGGTCCTCCTCATCTTTGGTTACTACGTCCTCTGGACCCTTGTGGCCCAGCTCGCCCGCTACGATGTGAGCCCCCTCTTGGCCCACCTGCCCAACGCCCTCTACGGCCTGTTGGGCCTCGCCCTGGCCTGGAGGCTAAGGTGA
- a CDS encoding VanZ family protein, translating to MRPFFLFLALSWMGALWWLSDRPTPGGGLPHPWDKLAHFLAYALLGALWRRGLSRFAPAFLLSALYGVVDEGHQSFVPGREAFGLDLLADFLGAYFGARGAGRWEAPEGDRP from the coding sequence GTGCGCCCCTTCTTCCTCTTCCTGGCCCTCTCCTGGATGGGCGCCCTATGGTGGCTCTCCGACCGGCCTACCCCTGGGGGCGGGCTTCCCCACCCCTGGGACAAGCTCGCCCACTTCCTGGCCTACGCCCTTTTGGGAGCCCTTTGGCGGCGGGGCCTTTCCCGCTTTGCCCCGGCCTTTCTGCTTTCCGCCCTCTACGGCGTGGTGGACGAGGGGCACCAAAGCTTCGTCCCCGGGCGGGAGGCCTTCGGCCTGGATCTCCTCGCCGACTTCCTCGGGGCCTACTTTGGGGCTAGAGGGGCGGGTAGATGGGAAGCTCCAGAAGGCGACCGCCCCTAG
- a CDS encoding DUF4032 domain-containing protein has translation MRPDLQAQAEAERLERRAALHELLHRLKGEPNLLLPFHQALALRPKGEHPLGLCTIEVDKVVGSVDRYEDFDHRFLPKTPHTLERWKRLRALQLEGVELPPIEVYQVGEAYFVKDGNHRVALAKATGQKFIDAYVIALEVPVPVEASDTLKDLILKAEYAHFLEKTRLRELVPEAEEIRFTTLGRYDLLLDHIATRRYFKGLEENREISWEEAVVDWYENLYKPTVEAIRRLGLLRDFPGRTEADLYLWVMDHRYFLAQELGVDPSPEEAARSYEARFGPLWKRLGGGLKRLLGAR, from the coding sequence ATGAGGCCCGACCTGCAGGCCCAAGCCGAGGCAGAGCGCCTGGAGCGGCGCGCCGCCCTTCACGAGCTCCTCCACCGCCTAAAGGGCGAGCCCAACCTGCTCCTGCCCTTTCACCAGGCCCTTGCCCTGAGGCCCAAAGGGGAGCACCCCCTGGGTCTTTGCACCATTGAGGTGGACAAGGTGGTGGGCTCGGTGGACCGCTACGAGGACTTTGACCACCGCTTCCTCCCCAAGACCCCCCACACCCTGGAGCGCTGGAAGCGCCTCCGGGCCCTGCAGCTGGAGGGGGTGGAGCTTCCCCCCATAGAGGTTTACCAGGTGGGGGAGGCCTATTTCGTCAAGGACGGGAACCACCGGGTGGCCCTGGCCAAGGCCACAGGGCAGAAGTTCATCGACGCCTACGTCATCGCCCTCGAGGTCCCGGTGCCCGTGGAGGCCTCGGACACGCTGAAGGACCTCATCCTCAAGGCCGAGTACGCCCACTTCCTGGAGAAGACGAGGCTTAGGGAGCTCGTTCCCGAGGCGGAGGAGATCCGCTTCACCACCCTGGGCCGGTACGACCTCCTCCTGGACCACATCGCCACACGGCGCTACTTCAAGGGGCTCGAGGAGAACCGGGAGATCTCCTGGGAGGAGGCGGTGGTGGACTGGTACGAGAACCTCTACAAGCCCACGGTGGAGGCCATCCGCCGCCTAGGGCTCCTTCGGGACTTCCCGGGCCGCACCGAGGCCGACCTCTACCTCTGGGTCATGGACCACCGCTACTTCCTGGCCCAGGAGCTCGGGGTGGACCCCTCCCCCGAGGAGGCGGCGAGGAGCTACGAGGCCCGGTTTGGCCCCCTTTGGAAGCGGCTGGGCGGGGGGCTGAAGCGGCTTTTGGGGGCTCGGTGA
- a CDS encoding SDR family NAD(P)-dependent oxidoreductase, with the protein MLEGKAFLITGAGGALARALIPAFHRAGARLFLSDPRPERMAERAEAVGARTFVADLTKPEEALALARFVEQEAPLHGVVHTVGGFAAGRFLDSDPGLYDWMLDLNLRTTYNLLKAVLPYLEGRGEGFFAAFAAGPAWTGIGPGRALYTMAKTALASLLKSLQGEVEGVRFLLVYPMGPLDTEANRKAMPEADFSRWIAPELVAAMVVQAAGARGGRLLELPIYPPL; encoded by the coding sequence ATGCTGGAAGGAAAGGCCTTTCTCATCACCGGGGCCGGGGGGGCCCTGGCGCGGGCCCTCATCCCCGCCTTCCACCGGGCGGGGGCCCGGCTCTTCCTCTCCGACCCCCGCCCGGAGCGCATGGCGGAAAGGGCCGAGGCCGTGGGGGCCAGGACCTTCGTGGCCGACCTCACCAAGCCGGAGGAGGCCCTGGCCCTGGCCCGCTTCGTGGAGCAGGAGGCCCCCCTCCACGGGGTGGTGCACACCGTGGGCGGGTTCGCCGCCGGGCGCTTTTTGGACTCGGACCCGGGGCTTTACGACTGGATGCTGGACCTGAACCTCCGCACCACCTACAACCTCCTCAAGGCCGTCCTCCCCTACCTCGAGGGGCGGGGGGAGGGGTTCTTTGCCGCCTTCGCCGCCGGACCCGCCTGGACGGGCATAGGCCCCGGAAGGGCGCTCTACACCATGGCCAAGACCGCCTTGGCGAGCCTGCTCAAGTCCCTTCAGGGCGAGGTGGAGGGGGTGCGCTTCCTCCTGGTCTACCCCATGGGCCCCCTGGACACCGAGGCCAACCGCAAGGCCATGCCTGAGGCCGACTTCTCCCGCTGGATCGCCCCCGAGCTGGTGGCGGCGATGGTGGTCCAGGCGGCCGGGGCTAGGGGCGGTCGCCTTCTGGAGCTTCCCATCTACCCGCCCCTCTAG